The Numida meleagris isolate 19003 breed g44 Domestic line chromosome 7, NumMel1.0, whole genome shotgun sequence genome contains a region encoding:
- the SUCO gene encoding SUN domain-containing ossification factor isoform X1, whose translation MREPPRRLLALGSCLFLCALLWLPVWHVFCKDSLLSTVQYASSDACVLGNDGENIQEKGKEAGPRLEPEHTDSSTQTYSTEELLDDFIKSEQAAEMSETSQLEAQNPPSADVNEASSSIVASTENNSSSPTSEISTVSQPDAIENTRADIPVVSSIEAEQSEPDCDIGGTLEADPQSEPSSFVSPQESLAGQHIENISSSHGKGKKTKSEFESKVEAAEKGADQKSALNASENLKREKDYKKTGEIDPTSVITPKDPGDIPTFDEWKKKVMEVEKEKSQSMHPSAAGGQHSTKKVQKNRNNYASVECGAKILAANPEAKSTSAILMENMDLYMLNPCSTKIWFVIELCEPVQVKQLDIANHELFSSTPKDFLVSISDRYPTNKWIKLGTFHARDERNVQSFPLDEQMYAKYVKMFIKYIKVELISHFGSEHFCPLSLIRVFGTSMVEEYEEIADSQYQSERQELFDEDYDYPLDYNTGEEKSSKNLLGSATNAILSMVNIAANMLGAKTEETSETEGNKSISENVTATTPATSTAAPRLLEPTPVPSPELVMTDIPQMDKEQLHVDLTKESPIVQLVQEYEEDTSQSTVTLLSSDDQEEEKSAWFELETDVYCYDLATVCCISTFSEYLFKWCSVTVAIHRQHSKTESKQELDDSAHAQPPQAVLPESVHVSVDEPLPEQLDSKAERLPGSTVAVDFSSVVHEIISNETTDTIELEPSHPPTVSQSLLLEVASEVKPLPATEMVLEPAQEDAGQEAPRVTPQVDSAEISAATEKAESSVAEEAVSVVSETSVITEGKETSTRETAATPVISKPMETVLQPEYTVGILANDGGEGKESTPEVQKPVLSPVESSVSVETKEDDQATEEAFMSIPVSGGPQRTATDFYAELQNSTDLGYANGNLVHGSNQKESVFMRLNNRIKALEVNMSLSSRYLEELSQRYRKQMEEMQKAFNKTIIKLQNTSRIAEEQDQRQTEAIQLLQAQLTNMTQLVSNLSTTVAELKREVSDRQTYLVISLVLCVILGLVLCVQRCRSTSQFCEGYLSKIPKSNHYPSPKRCFSSYDDMNLKRRTSLPLVRSQSFQLSGKEVDPEDLYIVEPLKFSPEKKKKRCKYKSEKIETLKPTAEPPHPIANGEIKGRKPFTNQRDFSNIGEVYHSSYKGPPSEGSSETSSQSEESYFCGISACTSLCNGQTQKTKTEKRAIKRRRSKVSDQGKLIKALIQTKSGSMPSLHDIIKGNKDITVGALGVTAVSGHI comes from the exons GCTTCCTGTTTGGCACGTCTTTTGTAAAGACAGTCTTTTATCCACAGTGCAGTATGCTTCCAGTGATGCTTGTGTCTTGGGAAACGATGGCGAAAATATCCAGGAAAAG GGGAAGGAGGCTGGTCCCAGACTGGAGCCGGAGCACACAGATTCAAGTACACAGACTTACTCCACAGAAGAGCTACTTGATGACTTCATAAAATCTGAGCAG GCTGCTGAAATGAGTGAAACGAGCCAGCTTGAAGCTCAGAATCCACCTTCAGCAGATGTAAATGAAGCTTCGTCTAGCATAGTtgcaagcactgaaaataattccagttCACCTACCTCAGAGATATCTACAGTCTCACAGCCCGA tgcaATAGAAAATACCCGTGCTGATATCCCTGTAGTCAGCTCTATTGAAGCTGAGCAGTCAGAACCTGACTGTGATATTGGTGGGACACTTGAGGCTGACCCTCAGAGTGAGCCTTCCTCTTTTGTCAGTCCGCAAGAGAG CCTTGCAGGCCAGCATATAGAGAACATATCATCTTCACATGGCAagggaaagaagacaaaatctGAGTTTGAGTCAAAAGTTGAAGCAGCTGAAAAGGGGGCAGATCAAAAATCTGCTCTGAATGCCTCTGAGAACTTAAAAAGGGAG AAAGACTATAAGAAAACAGGGGAAATTGACCCTACGTCTGTCATAACTCCAAAGGACCCTGGAGACATTCCAACATTTGatgaatggaagaagaaagtcatggaggtagagaaagaaaaga GTCAATCAATGcacccttctgctgctggtggaCAGCATTCCACAAAAAAGGtccagaaaaatagaaataactaCGCTTCTGTGGAGTGCGGTGCCAAAATTCTGGCAGCTAACCCAGAAGCAAAG AGCACTTCAGCTATTCTGATGGAAAACATGGACCTTTATATGTTAAATCCATGCAGTACTAAAATCTG GTTTGTTATTGAGCTTTGTGAACCAGTCCAGGTGAAACAGCTTGACATTGCAAATCATGAGTTATTCTCTTCCACTCCTAAAGACTTTCTGGTGTCCATTAGTGACAG gtatcCAACAAACAAGTGGATTAAACTGGGTACTTTCCATGCCAGAGATGAGAGGAATGTCCAAAGCTTTCCTCTGGATGAACAGATGTATGCCAAATATGTTAAG ATGTTCATCAAGTACATAAAG GTGGAGCTGATATCACACTTTGGATCAGAGCATTTTTGTCCCTTAAGTCTTATAAG GGTATTTGGTACTAGCATGGTTGAGGAGTATGAAGAAATAGCTGATTCTCAGTATCAGTCTGAACGACAGGAACTCTTTGATGAAGACTATG ATTATCCATTGGATTACAatacaggggaagaaaaatcttcaaaaaatcTCCTTGGTTCTGCTACAA ATGCTATCCTCAGTATGGTGAACATTGCTGCTAATATGCTTGGAGCTAAAACTGAAGAAACTTCTGAAactgaag GGAACAAAAGTATATCCGAAAATGTCACGGCCACCACCCCTGCAACCTCAACAGCTGCACCAAGACTGCTTGAACCAACTCCTGTTCCCTCACCAGA ACTTGTCATGACAGATATCCCGCAGATGGATAAAGAGCAATTACATGTGGACTTGACAAAAGAAAGTCCTATTGTTCAGCTAGTACAAGAGTATGAAGAAGATACAAGCCAGTCAACAGTAACCTTGCTGTCTAGTGATgatcaggaagaagaaaaatctgcatggtTTGAACTTGAGACAGACGTGTATTGCTATGACTTGGCAACAGTTTGTtgcatttctactttttcagaGTATCTCTTTAAATGGTGTTCAGTTACAGTAGCCATCCATCGGCAACATAGTAAAACTGAAAGTAAACAAGAGCTGGATGACTCTGCTCATGCTCAGCCGCCACAAGCAGTTCTGCCTGAGTCTGTCCATGTGTCAGTAGATGAACCTCTGCCTGAGCAATTAGACAGCAAAGCTGAGAGGCTGCCTGGCTCTACTGTGGCAGTTGATTTTAGCAGTGTGGTACATGAGATCATCAGTAATGAGACTACAGATACTATTGAGCTGGAACCAAGCCATCCTCCAACTGTCTCTCAATCTCTGCTCTTAGAAGTTGCCTCTGAAGTTAAGCCTTTGCCAGCAACAGAGATGGTGCTGGAGCCTGCACAAGAAGACGCAGGCCAGGAAGCACCAAGGGTCACTCCTCAGGTGGATTCAGCTGAGATCAGTGCAGcaacagagaaggctgagagctCTGTTGCAGAAGAAGCTGTTTCTGTAGTTTCTGAAACGAGTGTGATCACCGAAGGAAAGGAGACGAGCACCAGGGAGACTGCTGCTACTCCAGTGATTTCAAAGCCTATGGAGACTGTTCTGCAGCCTGAATATACAGTGGGCATCTTAGCTAATGAtggtggggaaggaaaggaaagcactcCAGAAGTGCAGAAACCTGTTTTGTCTCCAGTTGAGTCTTCTGTATCTGTTGAAACAAAAGAGGACGATCAGGCAACTGAAGAAGCTTTTATGTCAATTCCAGTCTCTGGAGGGCCACAGAGAACAGCTACAGATTTCTATGCTGAGTTGCAGAATTCAACAGATCTAGGCTATGCTAATGGAAATCTTGTTCATGGATCTAATCAAAAAGAGTCTGTCTTCATGCGCCTTAATAACCGCATAAAAGCCCTGGAAGTGAATATGTCTCTCAGCAGCCGTTATTTAGAAGAACTGAGCCAGAG GTACcgaaagcaaatggaagaaatgcagaaggctttcaataaaacaataataaaactTCAGAACACCTCAAGAATAGCAGAAGAGCAG GATCAGCGGCAAACAGAAGCAATCCAGCTGTTACAAGCACAGCTCACCAACATGACGCAACTAGTTTCCAATCTGTCAACAACCGTGGCGGAATTAAAACGTGAG GTTTCTGATCGACAAACCTACCTTGTGATTTCTCTGGTTCTCTGTGTCATTCTGGGCTTGGTGCTTTGTGTGCAGCGGTGCAGAAGCACATCTCAGTTCTGTGAAGGTTACCTCTCAAAAATTCCTAAAAGTAATCACTACCCTAGCCCCAAAAG atgtttttcctcttatGACGATAtgaatttgaaaagaagaaCTTCTCTCCCACTGGTCAGATCACAGTCTTTCCAGCTATCCGGTAAAGAAG TGGATCCTGAGGACCTGTACATTGTAGAACCCCTGAAGTTCTCCCCAGAGAAGAAG AAAAAACGTTGCAAATACAAAAGTGAAAAGATAGAGACTCTCAAGCCAACGGCAGAGCCTCCTCATCCCATAGCCAAtggggaaataaaaggaaggaagcCGTTCACAAACCAGAGGGACTTCTCTAACATTGGGGAAGTTTATCACTCTTCGTATAAAGGTCCTCCATCTGAAGGAAGCTCAGAAACGTCATCGCAGTCTGAGGAGTCCTATTTCTGTGGCATTTCAGCTTGTACGAGTCTGTGCAATGGACAAACCCAAAAGACAAAAACTGAGAAGAGGGCTATAAAACGAAGACGGTCTAAAGTTTCAGACCAAGGGAAGCTCATAAAAGCTCTAATACAGACTAAGTCAGGGTCAATGCCAAGCCTGCATGACATaatcaaaggaaacaaagataTAACAGTGGGAGCGCTTGGTGTCACGGCAGTTTCTGGACACATCTAA
- the SUCO gene encoding SUN domain-containing ossification factor isoform X4: MSETSQLEAQNPPSADVNEASSSIVASTENNSSSPTSEISTVSQPDAIENTRADIPVVSSIEAEQSEPDCDIGGTLEADPQSEPSSFVSPQESLAGQHIENISSSHGKGKKTKSEFESKVEAAEKGADQKSALNASENLKREKDYKKTGEIDPTSVITPKDPGDIPTFDEWKKKVMEVEKEKSQSMHPSAAGGQHSTKKVQKNRNNYASVECGAKILAANPEAKSTSAILMENMDLYMLNPCSTKIWFVIELCEPVQVKQLDIANHELFSSTPKDFLVSISDRYPTNKWIKLGTFHARDERNVQSFPLDEQMYAKYVKMFIKYIKVELISHFGSEHFCPLSLIRVFGTSMVEEYEEIADSQYQSERQELFDEDYDYPLDYNTGEEKSSKNLLGSATNAILSMVNIAANMLGAKTEETSETEGNKSISENVTATTPATSTAAPRLLEPTPVPSPELVMTDIPQMDKEQLHVDLTKESPIVQLVQEYEEDTSQSTVTLLSSDDQEEEKSAWFELETDVYCYDLATVCCISTFSEYLFKWCSVTVAIHRQHSKTESKQELDDSAHAQPPQAVLPESVHVSVDEPLPEQLDSKAERLPGSTVAVDFSSVVHEIISNETTDTIELEPSHPPTVSQSLLLEVASEVKPLPATEMVLEPAQEDAGQEAPRVTPQVDSAEISAATEKAESSVAEEAVSVVSETSVITEGKETSTRETAATPVISKPMETVLQPEYTVGILANDGGEGKESTPEVQKPVLSPVESSVSVETKEDDQATEEAFMSIPVSGGPQRTATDFYAELQNSTDLGYANGNLVHGSNQKESVFMRLNNRIKALEVNMSLSSRYLEELSQRYRKQMEEMQKAFNKTIIKLQNTSRIAEEQDQRQTEAIQLLQAQLTNMTQLVSNLSTTVAELKREVSDRQTYLVISLVLCVILGLVLCVQRCRSTSQFCEGYLSKIPKSNHYPSPKRCFSSYDDMNLKRRTSLPLVRSQSFQLSGKEVDPEDLYIVEPLKFSPEKKKKRCKYKSEKIETLKPTAEPPHPIANGEIKGRKPFTNQRDFSNIGEVYHSSYKGPPSEGSSETSSQSEESYFCGISACTSLCNGQTQKTKTEKRAIKRRRSKVSDQGKLIKALIQTKSGSMPSLHDIIKGNKDITVGALGVTAVSGHI; this comes from the exons ATGAGTGAAACGAGCCAGCTTGAAGCTCAGAATCCACCTTCAGCAGATGTAAATGAAGCTTCGTCTAGCATAGTtgcaagcactgaaaataattccagttCACCTACCTCAGAGATATCTACAGTCTCACAGCCCGA tgcaATAGAAAATACCCGTGCTGATATCCCTGTAGTCAGCTCTATTGAAGCTGAGCAGTCAGAACCTGACTGTGATATTGGTGGGACACTTGAGGCTGACCCTCAGAGTGAGCCTTCCTCTTTTGTCAGTCCGCAAGAGAG CCTTGCAGGCCAGCATATAGAGAACATATCATCTTCACATGGCAagggaaagaagacaaaatctGAGTTTGAGTCAAAAGTTGAAGCAGCTGAAAAGGGGGCAGATCAAAAATCTGCTCTGAATGCCTCTGAGAACTTAAAAAGGGAG AAAGACTATAAGAAAACAGGGGAAATTGACCCTACGTCTGTCATAACTCCAAAGGACCCTGGAGACATTCCAACATTTGatgaatggaagaagaaagtcatggaggtagagaaagaaaaga GTCAATCAATGcacccttctgctgctggtggaCAGCATTCCACAAAAAAGGtccagaaaaatagaaataactaCGCTTCTGTGGAGTGCGGTGCCAAAATTCTGGCAGCTAACCCAGAAGCAAAG AGCACTTCAGCTATTCTGATGGAAAACATGGACCTTTATATGTTAAATCCATGCAGTACTAAAATCTG GTTTGTTATTGAGCTTTGTGAACCAGTCCAGGTGAAACAGCTTGACATTGCAAATCATGAGTTATTCTCTTCCACTCCTAAAGACTTTCTGGTGTCCATTAGTGACAG gtatcCAACAAACAAGTGGATTAAACTGGGTACTTTCCATGCCAGAGATGAGAGGAATGTCCAAAGCTTTCCTCTGGATGAACAGATGTATGCCAAATATGTTAAG ATGTTCATCAAGTACATAAAG GTGGAGCTGATATCACACTTTGGATCAGAGCATTTTTGTCCCTTAAGTCTTATAAG GGTATTTGGTACTAGCATGGTTGAGGAGTATGAAGAAATAGCTGATTCTCAGTATCAGTCTGAACGACAGGAACTCTTTGATGAAGACTATG ATTATCCATTGGATTACAatacaggggaagaaaaatcttcaaaaaatcTCCTTGGTTCTGCTACAA ATGCTATCCTCAGTATGGTGAACATTGCTGCTAATATGCTTGGAGCTAAAACTGAAGAAACTTCTGAAactgaag GGAACAAAAGTATATCCGAAAATGTCACGGCCACCACCCCTGCAACCTCAACAGCTGCACCAAGACTGCTTGAACCAACTCCTGTTCCCTCACCAGA ACTTGTCATGACAGATATCCCGCAGATGGATAAAGAGCAATTACATGTGGACTTGACAAAAGAAAGTCCTATTGTTCAGCTAGTACAAGAGTATGAAGAAGATACAAGCCAGTCAACAGTAACCTTGCTGTCTAGTGATgatcaggaagaagaaaaatctgcatggtTTGAACTTGAGACAGACGTGTATTGCTATGACTTGGCAACAGTTTGTtgcatttctactttttcagaGTATCTCTTTAAATGGTGTTCAGTTACAGTAGCCATCCATCGGCAACATAGTAAAACTGAAAGTAAACAAGAGCTGGATGACTCTGCTCATGCTCAGCCGCCACAAGCAGTTCTGCCTGAGTCTGTCCATGTGTCAGTAGATGAACCTCTGCCTGAGCAATTAGACAGCAAAGCTGAGAGGCTGCCTGGCTCTACTGTGGCAGTTGATTTTAGCAGTGTGGTACATGAGATCATCAGTAATGAGACTACAGATACTATTGAGCTGGAACCAAGCCATCCTCCAACTGTCTCTCAATCTCTGCTCTTAGAAGTTGCCTCTGAAGTTAAGCCTTTGCCAGCAACAGAGATGGTGCTGGAGCCTGCACAAGAAGACGCAGGCCAGGAAGCACCAAGGGTCACTCCTCAGGTGGATTCAGCTGAGATCAGTGCAGcaacagagaaggctgagagctCTGTTGCAGAAGAAGCTGTTTCTGTAGTTTCTGAAACGAGTGTGATCACCGAAGGAAAGGAGACGAGCACCAGGGAGACTGCTGCTACTCCAGTGATTTCAAAGCCTATGGAGACTGTTCTGCAGCCTGAATATACAGTGGGCATCTTAGCTAATGAtggtggggaaggaaaggaaagcactcCAGAAGTGCAGAAACCTGTTTTGTCTCCAGTTGAGTCTTCTGTATCTGTTGAAACAAAAGAGGACGATCAGGCAACTGAAGAAGCTTTTATGTCAATTCCAGTCTCTGGAGGGCCACAGAGAACAGCTACAGATTTCTATGCTGAGTTGCAGAATTCAACAGATCTAGGCTATGCTAATGGAAATCTTGTTCATGGATCTAATCAAAAAGAGTCTGTCTTCATGCGCCTTAATAACCGCATAAAAGCCCTGGAAGTGAATATGTCTCTCAGCAGCCGTTATTTAGAAGAACTGAGCCAGAG GTACcgaaagcaaatggaagaaatgcagaaggctttcaataaaacaataataaaactTCAGAACACCTCAAGAATAGCAGAAGAGCAG GATCAGCGGCAAACAGAAGCAATCCAGCTGTTACAAGCACAGCTCACCAACATGACGCAACTAGTTTCCAATCTGTCAACAACCGTGGCGGAATTAAAACGTGAG GTTTCTGATCGACAAACCTACCTTGTGATTTCTCTGGTTCTCTGTGTCATTCTGGGCTTGGTGCTTTGTGTGCAGCGGTGCAGAAGCACATCTCAGTTCTGTGAAGGTTACCTCTCAAAAATTCCTAAAAGTAATCACTACCCTAGCCCCAAAAG atgtttttcctcttatGACGATAtgaatttgaaaagaagaaCTTCTCTCCCACTGGTCAGATCACAGTCTTTCCAGCTATCCGGTAAAGAAG TGGATCCTGAGGACCTGTACATTGTAGAACCCCTGAAGTTCTCCCCAGAGAAGAAG AAAAAACGTTGCAAATACAAAAGTGAAAAGATAGAGACTCTCAAGCCAACGGCAGAGCCTCCTCATCCCATAGCCAAtggggaaataaaaggaaggaagcCGTTCACAAACCAGAGGGACTTCTCTAACATTGGGGAAGTTTATCACTCTTCGTATAAAGGTCCTCCATCTGAAGGAAGCTCAGAAACGTCATCGCAGTCTGAGGAGTCCTATTTCTGTGGCATTTCAGCTTGTACGAGTCTGTGCAATGGACAAACCCAAAAGACAAAAACTGAGAAGAGGGCTATAAAACGAAGACGGTCTAAAGTTTCAGACCAAGGGAAGCTCATAAAAGCTCTAATACAGACTAAGTCAGGGTCAATGCCAAGCCTGCATGACATaatcaaaggaaacaaagataTAACAGTGGGAGCGCTTGGTGTCACGGCAGTTTCTGGACACATCTAA
- the SUCO gene encoding SUN domain-containing ossification factor isoform X3, with translation MWLPVWHVFCKDSLLSTVQYASSDACVLGNDGENIQEKGKEAGPRLEPEHTDSSTQTYSTEELLDDFIKSEQAAEMSETSQLEAQNPPSADVNEASSSIVASTENNSSSPTSEISTVSQPDAIENTRADIPVVSSIEAEQSEPDCDIGGTLEADPQSEPSSFVSPQESLAGQHIENISSSHGKGKKTKSEFESKVEAAEKGADQKSALNASENLKREKDYKKTGEIDPTSVITPKDPGDIPTFDEWKKKVMEVEKEKSQSMHPSAAGGQHSTKKVQKNRNNYASVECGAKILAANPEAKSTSAILMENMDLYMLNPCSTKIWFVIELCEPVQVKQLDIANHELFSSTPKDFLVSISDRYPTNKWIKLGTFHARDERNVQSFPLDEQMYAKYVKMFIKYIKVELISHFGSEHFCPLSLIRVFGTSMVEEYEEIADSQYQSERQELFDEDYDYPLDYNTGEEKSSKNLLGSATNAILSMVNIAANMLGAKTEETSETEGNKSISENVTATTPATSTAAPRLLEPTPVPSPELVMTDIPQMDKEQLHVDLTKESPIVQLVQEYEEDTSQSTVTLLSSDDQEEEKSAWFELETDVYCYDLATVCCISTFSEYLFKWCSVTVAIHRQHSKTESKQELDDSAHAQPPQAVLPESVHVSVDEPLPEQLDSKAERLPGSTVAVDFSSVVHEIISNETTDTIELEPSHPPTVSQSLLLEVASEVKPLPATEMVLEPAQEDAGQEAPRVTPQVDSAEISAATEKAESSVAEEAVSVVSETSVITEGKETSTRETAATPVISKPMETVLQPEYTVGILANDGGEGKESTPEVQKPVLSPVESSVSVETKEDDQATEEAFMSIPVSGGPQRTATDFYAELQNSTDLGYANGNLVHGSNQKESVFMRLNNRIKALEVNMSLSSRYLEELSQRYRKQMEEMQKAFNKTIIKLQNTSRIAEEQDQRQTEAIQLLQAQLTNMTQLVSNLSTTVAELKREVSDRQTYLVISLVLCVILGLVLCVQRCRSTSQFCEGYLSKIPKSNHYPSPKRCFSSYDDMNLKRRTSLPLVRSQSFQLSGKEVDPEDLYIVEPLKFSPEKKKKRCKYKSEKIETLKPTAEPPHPIANGEIKGRKPFTNQRDFSNIGEVYHSSYKGPPSEGSSETSSQSEESYFCGISACTSLCNGQTQKTKTEKRAIKRRRSKVSDQGKLIKALIQTKSGSMPSLHDIIKGNKDITVGALGVTAVSGHI, from the exons GCTTCCTGTTTGGCACGTCTTTTGTAAAGACAGTCTTTTATCCACAGTGCAGTATGCTTCCAGTGATGCTTGTGTCTTGGGAAACGATGGCGAAAATATCCAGGAAAAG GGGAAGGAGGCTGGTCCCAGACTGGAGCCGGAGCACACAGATTCAAGTACACAGACTTACTCCACAGAAGAGCTACTTGATGACTTCATAAAATCTGAGCAG GCTGCTGAAATGAGTGAAACGAGCCAGCTTGAAGCTCAGAATCCACCTTCAGCAGATGTAAATGAAGCTTCGTCTAGCATAGTtgcaagcactgaaaataattccagttCACCTACCTCAGAGATATCTACAGTCTCACAGCCCGA tgcaATAGAAAATACCCGTGCTGATATCCCTGTAGTCAGCTCTATTGAAGCTGAGCAGTCAGAACCTGACTGTGATATTGGTGGGACACTTGAGGCTGACCCTCAGAGTGAGCCTTCCTCTTTTGTCAGTCCGCAAGAGAG CCTTGCAGGCCAGCATATAGAGAACATATCATCTTCACATGGCAagggaaagaagacaaaatctGAGTTTGAGTCAAAAGTTGAAGCAGCTGAAAAGGGGGCAGATCAAAAATCTGCTCTGAATGCCTCTGAGAACTTAAAAAGGGAG AAAGACTATAAGAAAACAGGGGAAATTGACCCTACGTCTGTCATAACTCCAAAGGACCCTGGAGACATTCCAACATTTGatgaatggaagaagaaagtcatggaggtagagaaagaaaaga GTCAATCAATGcacccttctgctgctggtggaCAGCATTCCACAAAAAAGGtccagaaaaatagaaataactaCGCTTCTGTGGAGTGCGGTGCCAAAATTCTGGCAGCTAACCCAGAAGCAAAG AGCACTTCAGCTATTCTGATGGAAAACATGGACCTTTATATGTTAAATCCATGCAGTACTAAAATCTG GTTTGTTATTGAGCTTTGTGAACCAGTCCAGGTGAAACAGCTTGACATTGCAAATCATGAGTTATTCTCTTCCACTCCTAAAGACTTTCTGGTGTCCATTAGTGACAG gtatcCAACAAACAAGTGGATTAAACTGGGTACTTTCCATGCCAGAGATGAGAGGAATGTCCAAAGCTTTCCTCTGGATGAACAGATGTATGCCAAATATGTTAAG ATGTTCATCAAGTACATAAAG GTGGAGCTGATATCACACTTTGGATCAGAGCATTTTTGTCCCTTAAGTCTTATAAG GGTATTTGGTACTAGCATGGTTGAGGAGTATGAAGAAATAGCTGATTCTCAGTATCAGTCTGAACGACAGGAACTCTTTGATGAAGACTATG ATTATCCATTGGATTACAatacaggggaagaaaaatcttcaaaaaatcTCCTTGGTTCTGCTACAA ATGCTATCCTCAGTATGGTGAACATTGCTGCTAATATGCTTGGAGCTAAAACTGAAGAAACTTCTGAAactgaag GGAACAAAAGTATATCCGAAAATGTCACGGCCACCACCCCTGCAACCTCAACAGCTGCACCAAGACTGCTTGAACCAACTCCTGTTCCCTCACCAGA ACTTGTCATGACAGATATCCCGCAGATGGATAAAGAGCAATTACATGTGGACTTGACAAAAGAAAGTCCTATTGTTCAGCTAGTACAAGAGTATGAAGAAGATACAAGCCAGTCAACAGTAACCTTGCTGTCTAGTGATgatcaggaagaagaaaaatctgcatggtTTGAACTTGAGACAGACGTGTATTGCTATGACTTGGCAACAGTTTGTtgcatttctactttttcagaGTATCTCTTTAAATGGTGTTCAGTTACAGTAGCCATCCATCGGCAACATAGTAAAACTGAAAGTAAACAAGAGCTGGATGACTCTGCTCATGCTCAGCCGCCACAAGCAGTTCTGCCTGAGTCTGTCCATGTGTCAGTAGATGAACCTCTGCCTGAGCAATTAGACAGCAAAGCTGAGAGGCTGCCTGGCTCTACTGTGGCAGTTGATTTTAGCAGTGTGGTACATGAGATCATCAGTAATGAGACTACAGATACTATTGAGCTGGAACCAAGCCATCCTCCAACTGTCTCTCAATCTCTGCTCTTAGAAGTTGCCTCTGAAGTTAAGCCTTTGCCAGCAACAGAGATGGTGCTGGAGCCTGCACAAGAAGACGCAGGCCAGGAAGCACCAAGGGTCACTCCTCAGGTGGATTCAGCTGAGATCAGTGCAGcaacagagaaggctgagagctCTGTTGCAGAAGAAGCTGTTTCTGTAGTTTCTGAAACGAGTGTGATCACCGAAGGAAAGGAGACGAGCACCAGGGAGACTGCTGCTACTCCAGTGATTTCAAAGCCTATGGAGACTGTTCTGCAGCCTGAATATACAGTGGGCATCTTAGCTAATGAtggtggggaaggaaaggaaagcactcCAGAAGTGCAGAAACCTGTTTTGTCTCCAGTTGAGTCTTCTGTATCTGTTGAAACAAAAGAGGACGATCAGGCAACTGAAGAAGCTTTTATGTCAATTCCAGTCTCTGGAGGGCCACAGAGAACAGCTACAGATTTCTATGCTGAGTTGCAGAATTCAACAGATCTAGGCTATGCTAATGGAAATCTTGTTCATGGATCTAATCAAAAAGAGTCTGTCTTCATGCGCCTTAATAACCGCATAAAAGCCCTGGAAGTGAATATGTCTCTCAGCAGCCGTTATTTAGAAGAACTGAGCCAGAG GTACcgaaagcaaatggaagaaatgcagaaggctttcaataaaacaataataaaactTCAGAACACCTCAAGAATAGCAGAAGAGCAG GATCAGCGGCAAACAGAAGCAATCCAGCTGTTACAAGCACAGCTCACCAACATGACGCAACTAGTTTCCAATCTGTCAACAACCGTGGCGGAATTAAAACGTGAG GTTTCTGATCGACAAACCTACCTTGTGATTTCTCTGGTTCTCTGTGTCATTCTGGGCTTGGTGCTTTGTGTGCAGCGGTGCAGAAGCACATCTCAGTTCTGTGAAGGTTACCTCTCAAAAATTCCTAAAAGTAATCACTACCCTAGCCCCAAAAG atgtttttcctcttatGACGATAtgaatttgaaaagaagaaCTTCTCTCCCACTGGTCAGATCACAGTCTTTCCAGCTATCCGGTAAAGAAG TGGATCCTGAGGACCTGTACATTGTAGAACCCCTGAAGTTCTCCCCAGAGAAGAAG AAAAAACGTTGCAAATACAAAAGTGAAAAGATAGAGACTCTCAAGCCAACGGCAGAGCCTCCTCATCCCATAGCCAAtggggaaataaaaggaaggaagcCGTTCACAAACCAGAGGGACTTCTCTAACATTGGGGAAGTTTATCACTCTTCGTATAAAGGTCCTCCATCTGAAGGAAGCTCAGAAACGTCATCGCAGTCTGAGGAGTCCTATTTCTGTGGCATTTCAGCTTGTACGAGTCTGTGCAATGGACAAACCCAAAAGACAAAAACTGAGAAGAGGGCTATAAAACGAAGACGGTCTAAAGTTTCAGACCAAGGGAAGCTCATAAAAGCTCTAATACAGACTAAGTCAGGGTCAATGCCAAGCCTGCATGACATaatcaaaggaaacaaagataTAACAGTGGGAGCGCTTGGTGTCACGGCAGTTTCTGGACACATCTAA